One part of the Roseomonas gilardii genome encodes these proteins:
- a CDS encoding ABC transporter substrate-binding protein produces MTFSRRTTLLGAATLPALGLLPFRPARAQAGGTIKIGVLNDMSGVYRDISGPTSVACVRQAVQDSGIEAKGVKVEVVAADHQNKPDVGANVARQWFDQDGVDMIIDVPNSAVALAVNSVVREKNKVYVNSTGGTTELTGGQCSPNTIHWTYDTYMLAKSTGGAMVKQGGDSWYFITADYAFGHDLERNTTNFVKEAGGKVLGSVRHPLQSTDFSSFLLQAQQSRAKVIGLANAGTDTINAVKQAAEFGVTRRGTKIAVLLMFINDVHGLGLNAAQGLVCTESFYWDLNDRTRAFTSRVKGSLNGNMPAMSHAGCYAGALHYLKVVAEMGAAAAKASGVETVKRMKAMPTDDDCFGAGKIREDGRKLHPAYLFEVKAPGDSKGPWDYYKLLETTSAEDAWRPLSAGGCPLVRS; encoded by the coding sequence ATGACCTTCTCCCGCCGCACGACCCTTCTCGGCGCAGCGACCCTGCCCGCCCTGGGCCTGCTGCCCTTCCGTCCGGCCCGGGCACAGGCCGGGGGCACGATCAAGATCGGCGTGCTGAACGACATGTCCGGCGTGTACCGCGACATCTCCGGCCCCACCTCCGTCGCCTGCGTGCGCCAGGCGGTGCAGGACAGCGGCATCGAGGCCAAGGGCGTGAAGGTCGAGGTCGTGGCCGCCGACCACCAGAACAAGCCGGATGTCGGCGCCAACGTCGCCCGCCAGTGGTTCGACCAGGATGGCGTGGACATGATCATCGACGTGCCCAACAGCGCCGTGGCGCTGGCGGTGAACAGCGTCGTGCGGGAGAAGAACAAGGTCTATGTCAACTCCACCGGCGGCACGACGGAGCTGACCGGCGGCCAGTGCTCGCCCAACACCATCCACTGGACCTACGACACCTACATGCTCGCTAAGTCCACCGGCGGGGCGATGGTGAAGCAGGGCGGCGATAGCTGGTATTTCATCACCGCCGACTATGCCTTCGGCCATGACCTGGAGAGGAACACCACGAACTTCGTGAAGGAGGCCGGCGGCAAGGTGCTGGGCTCGGTGCGCCACCCGTTGCAGAGCACCGACTTCTCCTCTTTCCTCCTCCAGGCGCAGCAGAGCCGGGCCAAGGTGATCGGCCTCGCCAATGCCGGCACCGACACGATCAACGCGGTGAAGCAGGCGGCCGAGTTCGGCGTCACCCGCCGCGGCACCAAGATCGCCGTGCTGCTGATGTTCATCAACGACGTGCACGGGCTGGGGCTGAACGCCGCCCAGGGGCTGGTCTGCACCGAGAGCTTCTACTGGGATCTGAACGACCGCACCCGCGCCTTCACCAGCCGGGTGAAGGGTTCGCTGAACGGCAACATGCCCGCCATGTCGCATGCCGGCTGCTATGCGGGTGCGCTGCACTACCTGAAGGTGGTGGCCGAGATGGGCGCCGCCGCCGCCAAGGCCTCGGGCGTGGAGACGGTGAAGCGCATGAAGGCCATGCCGACCGACGACGACTGCTTCGGCGCGGGCAAGATCCGCGAGGACGGGCGCAAGCTACACCCGGCCTATCTCTTCGAGGTGAAGGCGCCGGGCGACAGCAAGGGTCCCTGGGACTACTACAAGCTGCTGGAAACCACCTCGGCCGAGGATGCCTGGCGGCCGCTCTCGGCCGGCGGCTGCCCGCTCGTCCGCTCCTGA
- a CDS encoding LysR family transcriptional regulator → MPRERVDRAGEMEAFAMVAREGSLSGAARALGLTPSAVSRIVARIEARLGVRLLLRTTRRLRLTAEGEAYARAATRILSDLDEVESGIADQASPRGRVRVSTSMAHGRMVIVPLLGAFVERYPGISVEIDINDQIVDVLGGRADVAIRFGPLADSPLSARKLGETGRSVVASPAYLARAGVPRVPADLARHNCLDFSFRRIEPGWPFREGGRDHLMRVSGNMTANNGETLVQLALQGVGITRVGHFHIDDEIAAGRLVPLLEEYNPQDRESIHAVFVGGATMPARIRVLVDFLAEHLRPAARG, encoded by the coding sequence ATGCCGCGTGAGAGGGTGGACCGGGCGGGCGAGATGGAGGCCTTCGCCATGGTGGCGCGGGAAGGCAGCCTGTCGGGCGCCGCCCGCGCGCTGGGCCTCACCCCCTCCGCGGTCAGCCGCATCGTCGCCCGCATCGAGGCGCGGCTGGGCGTGCGCCTGCTGCTGCGCACGACGCGGCGGCTGCGCCTGACCGCCGAGGGGGAGGCCTATGCCCGCGCCGCGACCCGCATCCTCTCCGACCTCGACGAGGTGGAGAGCGGCATCGCCGACCAGGCCTCGCCGCGCGGGCGGGTGCGGGTCAGCACCTCCATGGCGCATGGGCGGATGGTGATCGTGCCGCTGCTGGGGGCCTTCGTGGAGCGCTATCCCGGCATCAGCGTGGAGATCGACATCAACGACCAGATCGTCGATGTGCTGGGCGGCCGCGCCGATGTCGCGATCCGCTTCGGCCCGCTGGCCGACAGCCCGCTGTCCGCCCGGAAGCTGGGGGAGACCGGGCGCAGCGTGGTGGCCTCGCCCGCCTATCTCGCCCGGGCCGGGGTGCCGCGCGTGCCGGCCGACCTCGCCCGGCACAACTGCCTGGATTTCAGCTTCCGCCGCATCGAGCCGGGCTGGCCCTTCCGCGAGGGCGGGCGGGACCATCTGATGCGGGTTTCCGGCAACATGACCGCGAACAACGGCGAAACGCTGGTGCAGCTCGCCCTGCAGGGTGTCGGCATCACCCGCGTCGGGCATTTCCATATCGATGACGAGATCGCCGCCGGGCGGCTGGTGCCGCTGCTGGAGGAATACAACCCGCAGGACCGGGAAAGCATCCACGCGGTCTTCGTCGGTGGTGCCACCATGCCGGCCCGCATCCGCGTGCTGGTGGATTTCCTGGCGGAGCATCTGCGCCCGGCGGCGCGGGGATGA
- the pncA gene encoding bifunctional nicotinamidase/pyrazinamidase, which produces MSAPPLSPNPETDVLIVVDMQPDFMPGGALPVPGGDGILPLANALMPRFGRVVATQDWHPPGHLSFASQHPGRAPFEMVDFPYGPQTLWPDHCVQGTPGAALHPALETRPLQAIFRKGMRREVDSYSGFTENDRETGTGLAGYLRALGVRRVFLCGLATDFCVAATARDATAQGFEAVVILDACRGIAAPLPGGGDTLEAAMEGFQDSGIAVLGSTALLG; this is translated from the coding sequence ATGTCCGCGCCGCCGCTCTCGCCGAACCCGGAAACCGATGTCCTGATCGTGGTGGACATGCAGCCCGACTTCATGCCGGGTGGCGCGCTGCCCGTCCCGGGCGGCGACGGGATCCTGCCGCTGGCCAATGCGCTGATGCCGCGCTTCGGGCGGGTGGTGGCGACGCAGGACTGGCATCCGCCGGGCCATCTCTCCTTCGCCAGCCAGCACCCCGGACGCGCGCCTTTCGAGATGGTGGACTTCCCCTATGGCCCGCAGACGCTGTGGCCAGATCATTGCGTGCAGGGCACGCCCGGTGCGGCCCTGCATCCGGCGCTGGAAACGCGCCCCTTGCAGGCGATCTTCCGCAAGGGGATGCGGCGGGAGGTGGACAGCTACAGCGGCTTCACCGAGAACGACCGCGAAACCGGCACGGGGCTGGCCGGCTACCTGCGCGCCCTGGGCGTGCGGCGCGTCTTCCTGTGCGGTCTGGCCACGGATTTCTGCGTCGCCGCCACGGCGCGGGATGCCACGGCGCAGGGTTTCGAGGCCGTGGTGATCCTCGACGCCTGCCGCGGCATCGCCGCGCCGCTGCCCGGCGGAGGCGACACGCTGGAAGCCGCCATGGAGGGGTTCCAGGATTCCGGGATCGCCGTCCTCGGCAGCACTGCCTTGCTGGGATGA
- a CDS encoding branched-chain amino acid ABC transporter permease: protein MEDLLFQLEMGLPQIVLGLVNGAFYALLSLGLAVIFGMLHVINFAHGAQFMMGAFVAWMLLNWLGIGYWPALILSPLIMGVLGVVIERLLIRRVQGADPLYGLLLTFGLALMIEGIFRQYFGSSGMPYAPPASLTGMPLDLGFMILPMYRAWVVVAALILSLGTWLVIEKSRLGAYLRAATENASLVQAFGVNVPRLVTLTYAGGVALAALAGVLAAPIYSVNPQMGSSLIITVFAVVVIGGMGSILGSVVTGFALGLVEGMTKVFYPEAASTVIFVVMAIVLLVRPAGLFGRA from the coding sequence ATGGAAGACCTGTTGTTCCAGTTGGAGATGGGCCTGCCGCAGATCGTCCTGGGCCTCGTGAACGGCGCCTTCTACGCGCTTCTGTCACTGGGCCTGGCTGTGATCTTCGGCATGCTGCACGTCATCAACTTCGCCCATGGGGCGCAGTTCATGATGGGCGCCTTCGTCGCCTGGATGCTGCTGAACTGGCTGGGCATCGGCTACTGGCCCGCGCTGATCCTCTCGCCCCTCATCATGGGCGTGCTGGGGGTGGTGATCGAACGGCTGCTGATCCGCCGCGTGCAGGGGGCGGACCCGCTCTACGGGCTGCTGCTGACCTTCGGCCTCGCCCTGATGATCGAGGGCATCTTCCGGCAGTATTTCGGCTCCTCCGGCATGCCCTATGCACCGCCCGCCTCGCTGACCGGCATGCCGCTCGATCTCGGCTTCATGATCCTGCCGATGTACCGCGCCTGGGTGGTGGTGGCCGCGCTGATCCTGTCGCTGGGCACCTGGCTGGTGATCGAGAAGTCGCGCCTGGGCGCCTATCTGCGCGCCGCGACCGAGAACGCCTCGCTGGTGCAGGCCTTCGGCGTGAACGTGCCGCGCCTCGTCACCCTGACCTATGCCGGCGGCGTGGCGCTGGCGGCGCTGGCGGGCGTGCTGGCGGCGCCGATCTATTCGGTGAACCCGCAGATGGGCTCCAGCCTCATCATCACCGTCTTCGCCGTGGTGGTGATCGGCGGCATGGGCTCGATCCTGGGCTCGGTGGTCACCGGCTTCGCCTTGGGGCTGGTGGAGGGGATGACCAAGGTCTTCTACCCCGAGGCGGCTTCCACCGTGATCTTCGTCGTCATGGCGATCGTGCTGCTGGTGCGGCCCGCCGGCCTGTTCGGGAGGGCCTGA
- a CDS encoding ABC transporter ATP-binding protein yields the protein MPPEALLEERPGSAAQGETLLKVRGLQAWYGESHVLHGMDFDVRPGEVVTLLGRNGAGKTTTLRSIMGLVGRRSGSVGFEGRELIRARPDEIGRAGIAYCPEERGIFAALNVTENLMLPPVVRPGGLDIPTIHTLFPNLKERANSPGTKLSGGEQQMLAIARILRTGAPLLLLDEPTEGLAPVIVQQIGATIREIKARGFTVLLVEQNFRFAQTVADRHYVVEHGKVVDSFRNDELASAAERLQEYLGV from the coding sequence ATGCCGCCTGAGGCGCTGCTGGAGGAACGCCCGGGCTCCGCCGCCCAGGGCGAGACACTGCTGAAGGTGCGCGGGCTGCAGGCCTGGTACGGCGAGAGCCACGTGCTGCACGGCATGGACTTCGACGTGCGGCCGGGCGAGGTGGTGACGCTGCTGGGCCGCAACGGCGCCGGCAAGACCACCACGCTGCGCAGCATCATGGGCCTGGTCGGGCGGCGCAGCGGCTCGGTGGGTTTCGAGGGGCGGGAGCTGATCCGCGCCCGGCCCGACGAGATCGGCCGCGCCGGCATCGCCTATTGCCCGGAGGAGCGCGGCATCTTCGCCGCGCTGAACGTGACCGAGAACCTGATGCTGCCCCCGGTGGTGCGGCCGGGCGGGCTCGACATCCCGACCATCCATACGCTCTTCCCGAACCTGAAGGAGCGGGCGAACAGCCCAGGCACCAAGCTCTCGGGCGGCGAGCAGCAGATGCTGGCCATCGCGCGCATCCTGCGCACCGGCGCGCCGCTGCTGCTGCTGGACGAGCCGACCGAGGGGCTGGCGCCGGTGATCGTGCAGCAGATCGGCGCCACGATCCGCGAGATCAAGGCACGCGGCTTCACCGTGCTGCTGGTGGAGCAGAACTTCCGCTTCGCCCAGACCGTGGCCGACCGGCACTACGTGGTCGAGCATGGGAAGGTGGTGGACAGCTTCCGCAACGACGAGCTCGCCAGCGCGGCGGAGCGGCTGCAGGAATATCTCGGCGTCTGA
- a CDS encoding AMP-binding protein, translating to MGAGELSYVHGACETPLLSDTIGQRLDRTADTWPDRPALIDRGQGLRWSWAELREQVDRLAAGFLALGLRRGERVGIWSLNRAEWVLTQFAAARAGLVLVTINPAYRLHELEFALNKVGCAALVTATAFKTSDYAGMLRQIAPELDSATRGGLRAARLPALRAVIQLGGPASSTPLAGALPFADVLALGGERERAALRELGPSLQFDDPINIQFTSGTTGTPKGVTLSHHNILNNGYFVGQAMRLTEEDRICVPVPLYHCFGMVMGNLAALTHGACLVYPGEGFDPVATLEAVQAERCTALYGVPTMFIAELDHPRFAEFDLSSLRTGIMAGSPCPIEVMRRVTSRMNMRDLTICYGMTETSPVSFQSAVDDPLERRVSTVGRIHPHLEVKIIDTEGRIVPRGQAGELCTRGYSVMLGYWDEAARTAEVIDAARWMHTGDLATLDAEGYCNIVGRIKDMVIRGGENLYPREIEEFLYRHPKIQDVQVFGVPDPRYGEELCAWIRIRPGEALTVEEVRGFCEGQIAHQKIPRYVQFVNEFPMTVTGKIQKFLMRRHMEEELGLTRQETA from the coding sequence ATGGGTGCCGGGGAACTCAGCTATGTCCATGGAGCCTGCGAAACCCCGCTGCTGAGCGACACGATCGGGCAGCGACTGGACCGCACAGCCGATACCTGGCCGGACCGGCCGGCGCTGATCGACCGGGGCCAGGGCCTGCGCTGGAGCTGGGCGGAGCTGCGGGAACAGGTGGACCGCCTCGCCGCGGGCTTTCTCGCGCTCGGGCTGCGGCGTGGCGAACGGGTGGGTATCTGGTCGTTGAACCGGGCGGAATGGGTGCTGACCCAGTTCGCCGCGGCGCGGGCCGGGCTGGTGCTGGTGACGATCAACCCGGCCTACCGGCTGCACGAGCTGGAATTCGCACTGAACAAGGTGGGCTGCGCCGCGCTGGTGACGGCGACCGCCTTCAAGACCAGCGACTATGCCGGGATGCTGCGGCAGATCGCGCCGGAGCTGGACAGCGCCACCAGGGGCGGCCTGCGCGCGGCGCGGCTACCGGCGCTGCGGGCGGTGATCCAGCTCGGCGGTCCCGCTTCCTCCACCCCATTGGCCGGCGCCCTGCCCTTCGCCGATGTGCTGGCCCTGGGCGGGGAGCGGGAGCGCGCGGCGCTGCGGGAACTGGGCCCTTCACTGCAATTCGACGACCCCATCAACATCCAGTTCACCAGCGGCACCACCGGCACGCCGAAGGGCGTCACGCTGTCGCACCACAACATCCTGAACAACGGCTATTTCGTCGGACAGGCGATGCGCCTGACCGAAGAGGACCGGATCTGCGTCCCGGTGCCGCTCTACCATTGCTTCGGCATGGTGATGGGCAACCTCGCGGCCCTGACGCACGGCGCCTGCCTGGTCTATCCGGGCGAGGGCTTCGACCCGGTGGCGACGCTGGAGGCGGTGCAGGCGGAACGCTGCACCGCGCTCTATGGCGTGCCGACCATGTTCATCGCCGAGCTCGACCACCCGCGCTTCGCGGAGTTCGACCTGTCCTCGCTGCGCACGGGAATCATGGCGGGCTCCCCCTGCCCCATCGAGGTGATGCGGCGCGTCACCAGCCGCATGAACATGCGCGACCTCACCATCTGCTACGGCATGACCGAGACCAGCCCGGTCAGCTTCCAGAGCGCGGTGGACGACCCGCTGGAACGGCGCGTTTCCACCGTCGGGCGCATCCACCCGCATCTGGAGGTGAAGATCATCGACACCGAGGGGCGGATCGTGCCGCGCGGCCAGGCGGGCGAGCTCTGCACGCGCGGCTATTCGGTGATGCTGGGCTACTGGGACGAGGCGGCGCGGACGGCGGAGGTGATCGACGCGGCGCGGTGGATGCACACGGGCGACCTCGCGACCCTCGACGCGGAGGGCTATTGCAACATCGTCGGCCGGATCAAGGACATGGTGATCCGCGGCGGGGAGAACCTCTATCCGCGCGAGATCGAGGAGTTCCTTTACCGCCATCCGAAGATCCAGGACGTGCAGGTCTTCGGTGTGCCCGACCCCCGCTATGGCGAGGAGCTCTGCGCCTGGATTCGCATCCGGCCGGGCGAGGCGCTGACGGTGGAGGAGGTGCGAGGCTTCTGCGAGGGGCAGATCGCGCACCAGAAAATCCCGAGATATGTTCAGTTCGTTAATGAATTTCCCATGACCGTGACCGGCAAGATCCAGAAATTCCTCATGCGCCGACATATGGAGGAGGAACTCGGCCTGACGCGCCAGGAAACCGCCTGA
- a CDS encoding hydroxymethylglutaryl-CoA lyase: MFPDHVRIVEMGPRDGLQNEARPVSVATKIALIEALADAGLRSIEAGSFVSPKWVPQMAGTAEVLAGLTPRPGVDYPVLVPNLKGLEAALAAGAREIAVFGAASESFSRANINCSIAESLERFAPVAQQALAAGLRVRGYVSCVLGCPYEGAVSPEAVARVAAALAGMGCYEVSLGDTIGTGTPLAARRMVEVVAERVPLERLALHFHDTYGQALANILACLELGVSVVDSAVAGLGGCPYAKGASGNVATEDVIYMLDGMGIGTGVDLARLAAAGRMICAALEREPASRVARALATRTNEWEVQEPQVPGG; this comes from the coding sequence ATGTTCCCCGACCATGTCCGCATCGTGGAGATGGGTCCGCGCGACGGGCTGCAGAACGAGGCACGGCCCGTTTCCGTCGCCACGAAGATCGCGCTGATCGAGGCCCTGGCCGATGCCGGCCTCCGCAGCATCGAGGCGGGCAGCTTCGTCTCTCCGAAATGGGTGCCGCAGATGGCGGGCACGGCGGAGGTGCTGGCCGGGCTCACGCCGCGCCCCGGCGTGGACTACCCCGTGCTGGTGCCGAACCTGAAGGGGCTGGAGGCGGCGCTGGCCGCCGGGGCGCGCGAGATCGCGGTCTTCGGCGCAGCCTCGGAAAGCTTCTCGCGCGCCAACATCAACTGCTCCATCGCCGAAAGCCTGGAGCGCTTCGCCCCCGTGGCGCAACAGGCGCTCGCCGCCGGGCTGCGAGTGCGCGGCTATGTCTCCTGCGTGCTCGGCTGCCCCTATGAGGGCGCCGTGTCGCCGGAGGCCGTGGCGCGCGTCGCCGCCGCGCTGGCCGGCATGGGCTGCTACGAGGTCTCGCTCGGCGACACGATCGGCACGGGCACGCCGCTCGCCGCGCGGCGGATGGTCGAGGTGGTGGCGGAGCGGGTGCCGCTGGAACGGCTGGCGCTGCATTTCCACGACACCTATGGCCAGGCGCTGGCGAATATCCTGGCCTGCCTGGAACTCGGCGTCTCGGTGGTGGACAGCGCCGTGGCCGGGCTGGGCGGCTGCCCCTACGCCAAGGGGGCCTCGGGCAATGTCGCGACCGAGGACGTGATCTACATGCTCGATGGCATGGGCATCGGGACCGGCGTGGACCTTGCCCGCCTCGCCGCAGCAGGACGCATGATCTGCGCGGCGCTGGAACGTGAGCCGGCTTCCAGGGTGGCACGGGCGCTCGCCACCAGAACCAATGAATGGGAGGTCCAGGAACCTCAGGTTCCTGGCGGATAG
- a CDS encoding branched-chain amino acid ABC transporter permease → MSASSTAPRDLTTPPAMPGLLGFSRGQGIALVLLVAFLLAGPFILYPVFLMKLLCFALFACAFNLLIGYVGLLSFGHAAFFGMGGYLAAHAAKVWGLTPEISILAGGVVGAVLGLLFGWLAIRRQGIYFAMITLALAQMVFFFCLQAPFTHGEDGIQSVPRGRLFGLIDLSPDMTMYWLVAAVFLIGFLLIHRIVHSPFGQVLKAIRENEPRATSLGYRADDYKLMAFVLSAALSGVAGGTKALVFGIATLTDVHWSMSGEVVLMTLLGGLGTLFGPVVGASVIVAMQNYLAPFGAWVTVIQGAIFVVCVVAFRAGIVGEIGRLLKTKL, encoded by the coding sequence ATGTCCGCCAGTTCCACCGCGCCGCGCGACCTGACCACGCCGCCCGCCATGCCGGGCCTGCTCGGCTTCAGCCGGGGCCAGGGCATCGCCCTGGTCCTGCTGGTCGCCTTCCTGCTGGCGGGGCCCTTCATCCTCTACCCCGTCTTCCTGATGAAGCTGCTCTGCTTCGCCCTCTTCGCCTGCGCCTTCAACCTGCTGATCGGCTATGTCGGCCTGCTCTCCTTCGGCCATGCCGCCTTCTTCGGCATGGGCGGCTACCTCGCCGCCCATGCGGCCAAGGTCTGGGGGCTGACGCCGGAGATCTCGATCCTCGCCGGCGGCGTCGTCGGCGCCGTGCTGGGCCTGCTCTTCGGCTGGCTGGCGATCCGGCGGCAGGGCATCTACTTCGCCATGATCACCCTGGCCCTGGCGCAGATGGTCTTCTTCTTCTGCCTCCAGGCGCCCTTCACCCATGGCGAGGACGGCATCCAGTCCGTGCCGCGCGGGCGCCTCTTCGGGCTGATCGACCTTTCGCCGGACATGACGATGTACTGGCTGGTGGCGGCGGTCTTCCTGATCGGCTTCCTGCTGATCCACCGCATCGTCCATTCGCCCTTCGGCCAGGTGCTCAAGGCGATCCGCGAGAACGAGCCCCGCGCCACCTCACTCGGCTACCGCGCCGACGACTACAAGCTGATGGCCTTCGTGCTCTCGGCGGCGCTGTCCGGCGTCGCGGGCGGCACCAAGGCCCTGGTCTTCGGCATCGCCACCCTCACCGACGTCCATTGGTCGATGAGCGGCGAGGTGGTGCTGATGACCCTGCTTGGCGGCCTCGGCACGCTGTTCGGCCCGGTGGTCGGCGCCTCGGTGATCGTGGCGATGCAGAACTACCTCGCCCCCTTCGGCGCCTGGGTGACGGTGATCCAGGGCGCCATCTTCGTCGTCTGCGTCGTCGCCTTCCGCGCCGGCATCGTCGGCGAGATCGGGCGACTGCTGAAGACGAAGCTCTGA
- a CDS encoding MFS transporter: MSLNPPLLALAVGAFGIGVTEFAPMGMLPVIAGDLGVSIPAAGLLVSAYAMGVLLGAPLMTLAFARMPRRRLLIGLMGIFTLGNLLSAVAGGYSMLLLARVVTSFNHGAFFGVGAVVAAGLVPPERRAAAVAAMFSGLTIATIGGVPLAAWVGEAVGWRMAFWGIAAVGVLAMIALRLSLPPLPAEAGADMRAELRVLRRGPVLAALGLTVLGASAMFTVFTYIAPILRQEAGADSGFVTAMLVVYGLGLAAGNWLGGRLADRSMDGTLIGALAALVVLLLFFAAGMRWEVAAAPLIFLWGVASFAIVPPLQTRVVATAAEAPNLASAMNIGAFNLGNAIGAALGGGVIDAGLGYPAVSVAGAAMAAAGLAMLLLLRRRRPVPAPELARACG, from the coding sequence ATGAGCCTCAACCCCCCTCTCCTGGCGCTGGCCGTCGGCGCCTTCGGCATCGGTGTCACGGAATTCGCCCCGATGGGCATGCTGCCGGTGATCGCCGGCGACCTCGGCGTTTCCATCCCGGCGGCGGGGCTGCTGGTCAGCGCCTATGCGATGGGCGTGCTCCTCGGCGCCCCGCTCATGACGCTCGCCTTCGCCCGGATGCCGCGCCGGCGCCTGCTGATCGGGCTGATGGGCATCTTCACCCTGGGCAACCTGCTTTCCGCGGTGGCCGGCGGCTATTCCATGTTGCTCCTCGCCCGCGTCGTCACATCCTTCAACCATGGCGCCTTCTTCGGCGTGGGCGCGGTGGTGGCGGCCGGTCTCGTCCCGCCCGAACGGCGCGCGGCGGCGGTGGCCGCCATGTTCTCCGGCCTGACCATCGCCACGATCGGCGGCGTGCCGCTGGCCGCCTGGGTGGGCGAGGCGGTGGGCTGGCGGATGGCCTTCTGGGGCATCGCGGCGGTGGGCGTCCTCGCGATGATCGCGCTGCGCCTGTCCCTGCCGCCGCTGCCGGCCGAGGCCGGGGCGGACATGCGGGCGGAGCTGCGGGTGCTGCGGCGCGGGCCGGTGCTGGCCGCGCTGGGCCTGACCGTGCTGGGCGCCAGCGCCATGTTCACCGTCTTCACCTATATCGCCCCCATCCTGCGCCAGGAGGCCGGGGCGGACTCGGGGTTCGTGACTGCCATGCTGGTCGTTTATGGCCTCGGCCTGGCCGCCGGGAACTGGCTGGGCGGCCGCCTCGCCGACCGCTCCATGGACGGCACGCTGATCGGCGCCCTGGCCGCGCTGGTCGTGCTGCTGCTGTTCTTTGCCGCCGGGATGCGCTGGGAGGTTGCCGCGGCGCCGCTGATCTTCCTTTGGGGCGTGGCCAGCTTCGCCATCGTCCCGCCGTTGCAGACGCGGGTGGTGGCCACCGCCGCGGAGGCGCCGAACCTCGCCTCGGCGATGAATATCGGTGCCTTCAACCTCGGCAACGCGATCGGCGCGGCGCTCGGCGGCGGCGTGATCGATGCCGGCCTCGGCTATCCGGCGGTCTCGGTGGCCGGCGCGGCCATGGCGGCGGCCGGGCTCGCCATGCTGCTGCTCCTGCGCCGCCGGCGGCCGGTCCCCGCCCCGGAACTGGCCCGGGCCTGCGGCTGA